The segment ACGCCGGCTTCCCAGCAGTCTCTGAGGAGGCACCCTGCCGCGGCGAACGTTCGGAGCCGGGGCGTACGCCAGCCGTCTTCGCCTTCCCGCCGCTTCCGCCTGCCGGACGTTTAGCCGGAAAGCTGCTGGAGCGCGGTGTCCGTACCTTGCCGCCATACAGCGCCCGCTCTCCAATGGAGATGCCCAGCTCCTGATTGAATTTCCGCATAATGAACACCTGGCGGTCGGTGACTACCGTCACGGCCATACCGCTTTTTCCCATACGTCCGGTTCTGCCGGCTCGGTGCGTATAGCTCTCCGCGTTCAGAGGAGGATCATAATTGATGACCATCTCTAGCCCTTCAATATCCAGTCCTCTCGCGGCAACATCACTTGCAACCAGCAGCTGGGTGCTTCCTTCGCGGAACGCTTTCAGCACGCGGCTGCGTGTCAGCTTGTCTGCCTCCCCGTACAGGGCGGCGGAGGATAAGCCGACATAGTTCAGCTTGGCTTCCACCTCCGCCAGATCCTCCGTCTGATTCACAAATACGATCACGCGCTTCGGGTTATAATGCCGTACAATCCGGCGCACCATATCCACCCGGTCCCGCTCTTCCGCGACAAAATACACATGCTCCAGTGTAGACGGAGTCCGTGCACCAGGATCAATGCCGATCTCGACGGGCCTGTCCATCTCCTGCTTGACCAGCTGCGCTGTTTCCGCACTAACGGTGGCGGAGAGAAATACGAGCTGCCGCTGACGCAGCGTGCTCTTCAGAATCCGGTCCACATCTCCGGCGCCTCCCAGCTTGAATACCTGATCCACCTCATCCACAACCACGGTGCTGACTTCATGCATCTTCAGCTTCTTGATTTCGATCAGCTCCCGCACCCGTCCCGGTGTTCCCACAACCAGCTGGGGATGCTGCTTCAGCTTCTCCTGCTGACGCTTGATAGCAGCGCCGCCGATCAAGGAGAGCACCCGAATTCCTCTTGCTTCTCCGTACCGCTCCGCTTCCCGCACAATCTGCATCGCCAGCTCCTGGGTCGGCGCGAGGATCAGCTTCTGCAGATGCTTGCTGTCCGTGTCAATGCCCTGCAGTGCCGGCAACAGATAGGCCAGTGTCTTACCGGTCCCGGTCTGCGAGGTGGCCAGCACATCCTTGCCTTCCAAAATAGGCGGAATGGCTTCTGCCTGAACCGGAGAAGGCTCTGTAATTCCGTGCTCTGCCAGCCGCTCTGTAAATTCCCCGGCGATGCCGAGGCTTTGAAATCCATTAGAGGTCATGATGTTACTCCATCCTTTATCTCGAGAGTCCCGAGTTTCGTTTCATTCATTATATGCTAAAAAAGGCGCCCTCACCAAGTCAAAGACAAATTCCCTCGCCTTTAAGGTCTTCGGCCTCCGCCGCGCAAAAAAAGACGCCCCGCTTCCGGGGGCATTTAGCTTCCCTCGGGAGCGGGGCGGGTCGTTGCAGCATTACTTCATATCCAGCCAGCGATAAAGCACCTTGTCCATCAGTCTTGGAAACAGCTGATAGATTCTCATTCCCGCCGCCGCAGATCGCGGCAGATTGAGCTCTTCCTTCCGCTTCTTGATCAAGTGCACAATCCGGTCAGCAACGTAGTCCGGCTTCATGACAAACCAGCTAATATTTTTGACATATTGTCCTGAAGGATCTGCCTGGTCAAAAAACGGCGTGTCAATGGGACCGGGATTTACGGAGGAGACCGTAATCCCCGTTCCTCTCAGCTCTTGGCGGAGCGAATTGGTCAAGCCCAGAACCGCATGCTTGCTGGCCGCATAGCCGGATGATTTGGCAATCCCCATCTTCCCTGCAATTGAAGCGATATTGACGATCTGTCCGAAGCCCTGCTTCAGCATAACTGGCAGCACCGCTTGTGTCGTCCGGACAATGCCCATGTAATTGACATCCATCATATCCTGAAACCGCTCTGGCGGAGCATCCAAAAAATTCTCAAATACGCCGTAGCCCGCATTGTTGACGAGCACATCAATAACACCGTGCCGCGCCTCAATGTCGTGAACGACCGCCTTTACCTCTTCGGCATTGCCAATGTCCATCTGAATCGTTTCGTATTTGCCAGGCATTCCGCTGACCGCTTCTTTCAAGCGGGCTTCGGATCTGCCGGTCAAAATGACATAGGCCCCCTGCTGGGACAGCTTCTTGGCGGTCAAGGCCCCGATTCCGCTGGACGCTCCG is part of the Paenibacillus algicola genome and harbors:
- a CDS encoding DEAD/DEAH box helicase, producing the protein MTSNGFQSLGIAGEFTERLAEHGITEPSPVQAEAIPPILEGKDVLATSQTGTGKTLAYLLPALQGIDTDSKHLQKLILAPTQELAMQIVREAERYGEARGIRVLSLIGGAAIKRQQEKLKQHPQLVVGTPGRVRELIEIKKLKMHEVSTVVVDEVDQVFKLGGAGDVDRILKSTLRQRQLVFLSATVSAETAQLVKQEMDRPVEIGIDPGARTPSTLEHVYFVAEERDRVDMVRRIVRHYNPKRVIVFVNQTEDLAEVEAKLNYVGLSSAALYGEADKLTRSRVLKAFREGSTQLLVASDVAARGLDIEGLEMVINYDPPLNAESYTHRAGRTGRMGKSGMAVTVVTDRQVFIMRKFNQELGISIGERALYGGKVRTPRSSSFPAKRPAGGSGGKAKTAGVRPGSERSPRQGASSETAGKPASARSENRPARPSSAAGASESVSSRSQSERLKDRKNKGAPKWLKNKSKGE
- a CDS encoding SDR family NAD(P)-dependent oxidoreductase; this encodes MLENKVVVITGASSGIGALTAKKLSQQGAYVILTGRSEARLKEAVSGMPGKYETIQMDIGNAEEVKAVVHDIEARHGVIDVLVNNAGYGVFENFLDAPPERFQDMMDVNYMGIVRTTQAVLPVMLKQGFGQIVNIASIAGKMGIAKSSGYAASKHAVLGLTNSLRQELRGTGITVSSVNPGPIDTPFFDQADPSGQYVKNISWFVMKPDYVADRIVHLIKKRKEELNLPRSAAAGMRIYQLFPRLMDKVLYRWLDMK